Proteins encoded together in one Candidatus Poribacteria bacterium window:
- a CDS encoding Gfo/Idh/MocA family oxidoreductase: MDKIRIAFIGCGGMSSQLQQCIPMVPTFEFVATCDLVEEKAASNARRFGALRHYTDYNEMFKNEDLYAVAVVGRPEDKLHRDIGIECLQRGYHIYTEKPPATTAEGAKMLVDASVESGKTGMVGTMWRHAPAHQIAKQLMDEAEFGEACQYHTRYLAPGPRLQEAGSPFAWPFMLDQVIHPTDCMRFFIGQVIEVFAMGEVDAASSTVSMSVNLRYENGGIGTMTLGTGPILEAMVFVKGTGNQAIQVLETRRLRRYRVPTWLDAGGGYADTPTEEWDLNTALHSIGRPGYLEEMQHWATSLQAGTQPHASLEDSYQNMRVLEAISRSIETGEVIQISV; this comes from the coding sequence ATGGACAAAATCCGAATTGCTTTTATTGGCTGTGGGGGCATGTCATCGCAATTGCAACAGTGCATACCGATGGTGCCGACGTTTGAATTTGTCGCTACCTGTGACCTCGTGGAAGAGAAGGCAGCATCGAACGCCCGAAGGTTCGGCGCACTCCGCCATTATACCGATTACAACGAGATGTTCAAAAACGAAGACCTCTATGCAGTGGCTGTCGTCGGTAGACCGGAGGACAAACTGCACCGTGACATCGGTATTGAGTGCCTGCAGCGCGGTTATCATATTTACACCGAAAAACCGCCTGCGACCACCGCTGAAGGTGCGAAGATGCTCGTCGATGCGTCAGTTGAGAGCGGCAAAACAGGGATGGTAGGCACAATGTGGCGACACGCGCCTGCACACCAGATTGCCAAACAGTTGATGGACGAAGCAGAATTCGGTGAAGCCTGCCAATACCATACCCGCTACCTCGCTCCGGGTCCGCGTCTGCAGGAGGCGGGATCCCCCTTTGCGTGGCCCTTTATGCTCGATCAGGTGATCCATCCGACCGATTGTATGCGTTTCTTTATAGGACAGGTTATCGAAGTCTTCGCCATGGGTGAAGTGGATGCCGCATCGAGTACCGTTTCAATGTCCGTGAACTTGCGTTACGAGAACGGCGGTATCGGTACGATGACACTCGGTACCGGTCCTATCTTGGAAGCGATGGTTTTCGTCAAAGGCACCGGCAATCAGGCGATTCAGGTACTCGAAACACGTAGATTGCGCCGTTACCGTGTGCCGACATGGCTTGACGCGGGGGGTGGCTATGCCGATACACCCACCGAAGAATGGGACCTCAACACCGCGCTCCATAGTATCGGTAGACCCGGCTATCTTGAAGAGATGCAGCATTGGGCAACGTCATTGCAAGCGGGAACACAACCCCACGCCAGCCTCGAAGATTCCTATCAGAACATGCGCGTTTTAGAGGCGATTAGTCGTAGTATTGAAACCGGTGAGGTCATTCAAATTTCAGTGTAA
- a CDS encoding VOC family protein, whose product MKPHITIITLGVEDLQRSIDFYQNGLGLPRKDESESIAFFEMGGTMLALYPRDALAEDITISPEGTGFQGFTLAHNVASPEAVDMTLAEAVAAGAELVKPGQAAFWGGYSGYFKDPDGFYWEVAHNPFM is encoded by the coding sequence ATGAAACCACATATTACTATTATCACGCTTGGGGTCGAAGACCTACAACGCTCCATTGATTTTTACCAGAATGGGTTAGGACTCCCTCGAAAAGACGAATCGGAGAGCATTGCATTTTTTGAAATGGGTGGAACGATGCTTGCGCTCTATCCGAGAGACGCACTCGCTGAAGACATCACAATCTCACCTGAAGGCACAGGCTTTCAAGGATTTACACTCGCACATAACGTCGCCTCTCCAGAAGCGGTAGATATGACTTTAGCAGAGGCGGTCGCTGCTGGTGCTGAGCTTGTTAAGCCCGGACAGGCGGCGTTTTGGGGTGGCTATTCAGGTTATTTCAAGGACCCTGACGGTTTCTATTGGGAGGTCGCACACAACCCGTTTATGTAA
- a CDS encoding DUF433 domain-containing protein, with product MEKLDRIQINPKICLGQPVVRGTRITVSVILKLLANGRSIEDVIELYPELETADTQEAMKYAAWVVSDQLLETQVL from the coding sequence ATGGAAAAACTAGATCGAATTCAGATTAATCCGAAAATTTGTCTTGGGCAACCTGTGGTTCGAGGAACCCGAATTACGGTCAGCGTAATCCTCAAATTGTTAGCCAATGGTCGGTCAATTGAGGATGTTATTGAACTTTATCCAGAATTGGAAACTGCTGATACTCAGGAAGCAATGAAGTATGCTGCTTGGGTGGTTTCAGATCAGCTTTTAGAGACGCAAGTACTGTAG
- a CDS encoding haloacid dehalogenase type II, with protein sequence MQNAHTQVKALTFDVFGTVVDWYSSIVAEGEEFGDTHGIDIDWSQFALKWRAGYGPAMNRVRRGELPWRNIDALHRLILDSLLEEFNIVGLSEADKDHLNRVWHRLKPWPDAVSGLTRLRKRYIVATLSNGNVALLTNMAKFGGLPWDCILSAELTGHYKPDPEVYQTAAALLGLSPNEVMMVAAHPGDLRASQAVGFQTALVPRPLEYGPGSVQGVNAHPSDLVANDFNALADLLDVE encoded by the coding sequence ATGCAAAACGCACATACTCAAGTCAAAGCACTCACCTTTGATGTCTTCGGCACGGTCGTAGATTGGTATAGCTCAATTGTTGCCGAAGGCGAAGAATTCGGGGACACCCATGGTATTGACATTGATTGGTCGCAATTCGCCTTGAAATGGCGCGCCGGTTACGGTCCCGCGATGAACAGAGTTCGGCGAGGCGAATTGCCGTGGCGGAACATTGATGCACTGCATCGACTCATTTTGGATAGCCTCCTTGAGGAATTTAACATTGTAGGTTTAAGCGAAGCCGATAAAGACCACCTGAATCGGGTTTGGCATCGACTGAAACCGTGGCCCGATGCAGTCAGCGGGTTGACACGACTCCGTAAGCGATATATTGTTGCGACCCTCTCTAACGGCAACGTTGCCTTGCTAACCAATATGGCAAAATTTGGGGGTCTACCGTGGGATTGCATCCTGTCTGCTGAGTTAACGGGGCATTACAAGCCTGACCCCGAAGTCTACCAAACTGCTGCCGCGCTGCTCGGTTTGTCTCCGAACGAAGTTATGATGGTCGCCGCACATCCTGGCGACCTCCGTGCATCGCAAGCCGTTGGTTTTCAAACAGCATTGGTGCCACGCCCTCTGGAGTATGGACCTGGCAGCGTTCAAGGCGTAAATGCCCATCCGTCGGACCTCGTCGCCAATGATTTTAATGCGTTAGCAGATTTATTAGATGTAGAATAA